One Cardiocondyla obscurior isolate alpha-2009 linkage group LG11, Cobs3.1, whole genome shotgun sequence DNA segment encodes these proteins:
- the LOC139106752 gene encoding protein suppressor of sable-like isoform X8, with amino-acid sequence MSNDNDNDLEDGEIPSDEDDEPVAQAANDAPEVAKPAPKPDTAKNKNFDAKFNKNKKPQTLSTASKHDRFLKYKGPTEDWAGDVEKAIKAAMEEDGGKTQESKAKNKNNRNKARKRVREEREEDRTKDQKKRKLSDDENANEDEDEMLFVRGASPVRKDSLETNSPKRTNEHENFDNSDYEEKPPTVTRHRENDNKRNTGRGGGGGSGGRRGGKNERGKNKTRGQIRNDRNGRRPQNNDHGQDVDTICVYYMQGKCHRGDDCPFSHNALPPRKMELCKFYLMDCCAKRDKCLYMHHDFPCKFFHTGLKCNQGDNCKFSHQPLNEQIKGILLKHLETAPKEILGDFPRLSREGAMLMINNTARTLAQGQDASNQKIPSLFELNLSVPGEKTDEKEEKEEQTNQQKANMRERKPSGKKTRWGSDEDRVPYEQIMLLQSANELGLQLPNAALGLATQQTQITPPADFYSERSTESNKTDTTKEDLTKNVEKEEDLEEKKRRDIDLRQLLNSKRSPPLYSSTSDRTTGATKNKLDEESDHDEESELVIEVPTEDEDKEKGKLYGEQSQDISIEDHETVPHHLPKKAQELFMRIQQQQRAAQDSLKNMNNDSDAPNTDQIIEDWYSDDEDDDDDDEEGNLTIVDSSKDEVEPVEKAQNIVIKEEFQSATSTSQVPQPAAIVDKLGDLSKIDISAEVSKLLSTLKAQSSTTNKTQQATNSNQDVSKVKSIHDTKTDSETSSSPRRSPGSTSATSSVSRDPRMSRDPRQRREIEQKPSSPSISSDIKREQKPLRLETSIYSSGITAVDANMDTDLRTRADQDLRRDMDFRQRFQSGDFGDTDLRVKSDVDLRQILSLPFKPAPSHIPCTEIDASIASHPPMPYKVYVVDLPRPDYTGLKLTKNDPQVKHDPRLRKIFRLSSPELADSPLSPPPQIKQDTPKSPPHCVRSDPRRKTLEAAASSQQSSQSGTQMMVKGMPPMEAMGPNMGLGPAGMPVRPGMPGGPMPSGMPGPPQGMMGPMGPSHPMSMGGMGPMRPMMSPGPIPPQNMPPMGMPHGPAMGMNGPVPMPPQNQMNFDPRFNAQRNNGAGLLGPGPNNFGPDNYEGGPPYPCGGNFNNFGHGNSGGDPFGPNGSNGPNFGPMGSDDWGSRQRGGRIRRRNRNRTNMVTNN; translated from the exons ATGAG CAACGATAATGATAACGATTTGGAAGATGGAGAAATTCCATCTGACGAGGATGACGAGCCAGTCGCCCAAGCAGCAAACGATGCACCAGAGGTTGCCAAGCCAGCACCAAAGCCAGACactgcgaaaaataaaaattttgatgcaaAGTTTAATAAGAACAAAAAGCCGCAGACTTTGTCAACGGCTAGCAAGCATGATCGATTCTTGAAGTACAAGGGTCCAACTGAGGACTGGGCTGGAGATGTGGAGAAGGCTATCAAAGCTGCAATGGAAGAAGATGGCGGGAAGACCCAGGAATCAAAAGCAAAGAACAAGAACAACAGAAACAAAGCTCGGAAGAGAGTAcgcgaagagagagaagaggatcGTACCAAAGATCAGAAG AAACGAAAATTAAGCGACGACGAGAATGCGAATGAGGATGAAGATGAAATGCTGTTTGTACGAGGAGCCTCACCTGTCAGGAAGGATTCTCTAGAGACTAATTCTCCCAAGCGTACAAACGAGCACGAAAATTTTGACAACTCAGATTATGAGGAAAAGCCGCCTACCGTAACTCGGCATAGAGAAAATGATAACAAACGCAATACTGGACGGGGTGGAGGAGGTGGAAGCGGAG gACGTCGTGGAGGCAAGAATGAGCGTGGTAAGAATAAGACCCGTGGTCAAATTCGAAATGACCGGAATGGTCGTCGTCCTCAGAACAACGACCATGGACAAGACGTGGACACAATTTGTGTATATTACATGCAAGGAAAGTGTCATAGAGGGGATGATTGTCCATTCTCGCACAACGCATTGCCACCTAGAAAAATGGAGTTGTGCAAGTTTTATCTTATGGATTGTTGTGCGAAACGAGACAAGTGCCTCTATATGCATCATGATTTCCCTTGCAAATTCTTCCACACAGGTTTAAAGTGCAATCAGGGTGacaattgtaaattttctcATCAACCTTTGAATGAACAG ataaaaGGAATTCTTTTGAAACATTTGGAGACTGCACCGAAAGAAATTCTTGGTGATTTTCCGAGATTGAGCAGAGAGGGTGCtatgttaatgataaataatacaGCACGTACTCTTGCACAAGGTCAAGATGCATCGAATCAAAAGATTCCTAGtcttttcgaattaaatttatcagtaCCTGGCGAAAAGACCGatgagaaagaagagaaag AAGAACAAACAAATCAACAAAAAGCCAATATGAGGGAAAGAAAACCTTCTGGAAAAAAGACACGATGGGGTTCAGACGAGGATAGAGTTCCTTACGAACAAATTATGTTACTGCAATCGGCTAACGAGCTTGGTCTTCAACTTCCAAACGCTGCGTTAGGTTTAGCTACGCAACAAACACAAATTACACCGCCTGCAGATTTTTACAGCGAAAGAAGTACAGAATCAAATAAAACTGACACGACGAAAGAAGATCTCAcgaaaaatgtagaaaaagaagaggattTAGAAGAG AAAAAGCGAAGGGATATTGACTTAAGGCAATTATTGAACTCAAAAAGATCGCCACCTCTTTACAGTAGTACATCTGACAGAACAACTGGTGCCACAAAAAATAAACTTGATGAAGAGAGTGATCATGATGAGGAATCAGAACTCGTTATCGAAGTGCCAACTGAAGacgaagataaagaaaaaggaaaactttatg GCGAACAATCTCAAGATATTTCTATAGAGGATCATGAGACAGTGCCTCATCATTTACCGAAAAAGGCGCAAGAATTGTTTATGCGGATACAACAGCAACAACGTGCAGCTCAAGACAGTTTGAAAAACATGAATAATGACTCCGACGCACCTAATACTGATCAGATTATCGAAGATTGGTATTCGGATGATGAAGATgatgatgacgacgacgaggaagGTAATCTTACTATTGTGGATAGTTCAAAAGACGAAGTTGAGCCTGTCGAGAAGGCTCAAAACATCGTTATCAAAGAAGAATTCCAGTCCGCGACGTCCACATCTCAGGTACCTCAACCAGCTGCAATTGTGGACAAATTAGGTGACCTCAGCAAGATTGACATCAGCGCTGAGGTGTCTAAGTTGCTTTCCACTTTGAAAGCTCAGAGTTCTACTACCAATAAGACACAGCAAGCTACAAATTCAAATCAAGATGTGTCGAAAGTTAAATCGATACATGATACGAAGACAGATAGCGAGACATCATCGAGTCCGAGAAGATCACCGGGTTCGACTTCGGCAACTTCATCTGTATCCAGAGATCCACGAATGTCTCGAGATCCTAGGCAACGTCGAGAAATTGAGCAGAAGCCGAGTAGTCCTAGTATATCTTCCGATATAAAGAGAGAACAAAAACCTCTCAGATTGGAAACGAGCATCTATAGTTCCGGTATCACCGCGGTGGACGCAAACATGGATACCGATCTTCGTACGAGAGCAGATCAAGATCTCAGACGAGACATGGACTTCCGACAGCGTTTTCAATCCGGTGACTTTGGTGACACggatctgcgcgtaaaatccGATGTGGATTTGCGGCAGATACTAAGCTTGCCGTTTAAACCGGCCCCTTCTCATATACCGTGCACCGAAATCGATGCAAGTATCGCGTCACATCCGCCAATGCCATACAAGGTTTACGTGGTCGATCTACCTAGACCGGATTACACTGgtttaaaattaacgaaaaatgaTCCACAAGTCAAGCACGATCCACGTCTTCGTAAAATCTTCCGTTTATCCAGCCCTGAACTGGCCGACTCACCATTGTCACCGCCACCACAAATCAAGCAAGACACACCAAAATCACCGCCGCACTGTGTTCGCTCAGACCCACGACGGAAAACTCTCGAGGCGGCAGCTTCCAGTCAACAATCCTCGCAAAGTGGCACTCAAATGATGGTCAAAGGCATGCCACCGATGGAAGCAATGGGTCCTAACATGGGTCTCGGTCCTGCTGGTATGCCGGTAAGACCTGGTATGCCTGGTGGGCCAATGCCTAGCGGCATGCCAGGTCCGCCTCAAGGTATGATGGGCCCGATGGGTCCAAGTCATCCGATGAGCATGGGCGGCATGGGTCCGATGAGGCCTATGATGAGCCCTGGACCGATACCGCCGCAGAATATGCCACCTATGGGAATGCCGCATGGTCCAGCGATGGGTATGAACGGACCCGTTCCGATGCCACCTCAGAATCAAATGAACTTCGATCCGCGTTTTAACGCGCAGCGTAACAATGGAGCCGGATTATTAGGCCCTGGTCCAAATAATTTCGGTCCAGATAATTATGAAGGAGGACCACCTTATCCCTGCGGtggtaattttaataattttggaCATGGTAATAGTGGAGGTGACCCATTCGGTCCGAACGGGTCAAACGGACCTAACTTCGGTCCGATGGGAAGTGACGATTGGGGTAGTAGACAGCGCGGTGGCCGGATCCGTCGGAGAAATCGTAACAGGACCAATATGGTgaccaataattaa
- the LOC139106752 gene encoding protein suppressor of sable-like isoform X7 has translation MSSNDNDNDLEDGEIPSDEDDEPVAQAANDAPEVAKPAPKPDTAKNKNFDAKFNKNKKPQTLSTASKHDRFLKYKGPTEDWAGDVEKAIKAAMEEDGGKTQESKAKNKNNRNKARKRVREEREEDRTKDQKKRKLSDDENANEDEDEMLFVRGASPVRKDSLETNSPKRTNEHENFDNSDYEEKPPTVTRHRENDNKRNTGRGGGGGSGGRRGGKNERGKNKTRGQIRNDRNGRRPQNNDHGQDVDTICVYYMQGKCHRGDDCPFSHNALPPRKMELCKFYLMDCCAKRDKCLYMHHDFPCKFFHTGLKCNQGDNCKFSHQPLNEQIKGILLKHLETAPKEILGDFPRLSREGAMLMINNTARTLAQGQDASNQKIPSLFELNLSVPGEKTDEKEEKEEQTNQQKANMRERKPSGKKTRWGSDEDRVPYEQIMLLQSANELGLQLPNAALGLATQQTQITPPADFYSERSTESNKTDTTKEDLTKNVEKEEDLEEKKRRDIDLRQLLNSKRSPPLYSSTSDRTTGATKNKLDEESDHDEESELVIEVPTEDEDKEKGKLYGEQSQDISIEDHETVPHHLPKKAQELFMRIQQQQRAAQDSLKNMNNDSDAPNTDQIIEDWYSDDEDDDDDDEEGNLTIVDSSKDEVEPVEKAQNIVIKEEFQSATSTSQVPQPAAIVDKLGDLSKIDISAEVSKLLSTLKAQSSTTNKTQQATNSNQDVSKVKSIHDTKTDSETSSSPRRSPGSTSATSSVSRDPRMSRDPRQRREIEQKPSSPSISSDIKREQKPLRLETSIYSSGITAVDANMDTDLRTRADQDLRRDMDFRQRFQSGDFGDTDLRVKSDVDLRQILSLPFKPAPSHIPCTEIDASIASHPPMPYKVYVVDLPRPDYTGLKLTKNDPQVKHDPRLRKIFRLSSPELADSPLSPPPQIKQDTPKSPPHCVRSDPRRKTLEAAASSQQSSQSGTQMMVKGMPPMEAMGPNMGLGPAGMPVRPGMPGGPMPSGMPGPPQGMMGPMGPSHPMSMGGMGPMRPMMSPGPIPPQNMPPMGMPHGPAMGMNGPVPMPPQNQMNFDPRFNAQRNNGAGLLGPGPNNFGPDNYEGGPPYPCGGNFNNFGHGNSGGDPFGPNGSNGPNFGPMGSDDWGSRQRGGRIRRRNRNRTNMVTNN, from the exons ATGAG CAGCAACGATAATGATAACGATTTGGAAGATGGAGAAATTCCATCTGACGAGGATGACGAGCCAGTCGCCCAAGCAGCAAACGATGCACCAGAGGTTGCCAAGCCAGCACCAAAGCCAGACactgcgaaaaataaaaattttgatgcaaAGTTTAATAAGAACAAAAAGCCGCAGACTTTGTCAACGGCTAGCAAGCATGATCGATTCTTGAAGTACAAGGGTCCAACTGAGGACTGGGCTGGAGATGTGGAGAAGGCTATCAAAGCTGCAATGGAAGAAGATGGCGGGAAGACCCAGGAATCAAAAGCAAAGAACAAGAACAACAGAAACAAAGCTCGGAAGAGAGTAcgcgaagagagagaagaggatcGTACCAAAGATCAGAAG AAACGAAAATTAAGCGACGACGAGAATGCGAATGAGGATGAAGATGAAATGCTGTTTGTACGAGGAGCCTCACCTGTCAGGAAGGATTCTCTAGAGACTAATTCTCCCAAGCGTACAAACGAGCACGAAAATTTTGACAACTCAGATTATGAGGAAAAGCCGCCTACCGTAACTCGGCATAGAGAAAATGATAACAAACGCAATACTGGACGGGGTGGAGGAGGTGGAAGCGGAG gACGTCGTGGAGGCAAGAATGAGCGTGGTAAGAATAAGACCCGTGGTCAAATTCGAAATGACCGGAATGGTCGTCGTCCTCAGAACAACGACCATGGACAAGACGTGGACACAATTTGTGTATATTACATGCAAGGAAAGTGTCATAGAGGGGATGATTGTCCATTCTCGCACAACGCATTGCCACCTAGAAAAATGGAGTTGTGCAAGTTTTATCTTATGGATTGTTGTGCGAAACGAGACAAGTGCCTCTATATGCATCATGATTTCCCTTGCAAATTCTTCCACACAGGTTTAAAGTGCAATCAGGGTGacaattgtaaattttctcATCAACCTTTGAATGAACAG ataaaaGGAATTCTTTTGAAACATTTGGAGACTGCACCGAAAGAAATTCTTGGTGATTTTCCGAGATTGAGCAGAGAGGGTGCtatgttaatgataaataatacaGCACGTACTCTTGCACAAGGTCAAGATGCATCGAATCAAAAGATTCCTAGtcttttcgaattaaatttatcagtaCCTGGCGAAAAGACCGatgagaaagaagagaaag AAGAACAAACAAATCAACAAAAAGCCAATATGAGGGAAAGAAAACCTTCTGGAAAAAAGACACGATGGGGTTCAGACGAGGATAGAGTTCCTTACGAACAAATTATGTTACTGCAATCGGCTAACGAGCTTGGTCTTCAACTTCCAAACGCTGCGTTAGGTTTAGCTACGCAACAAACACAAATTACACCGCCTGCAGATTTTTACAGCGAAAGAAGTACAGAATCAAATAAAACTGACACGACGAAAGAAGATCTCAcgaaaaatgtagaaaaagaagaggattTAGAAGAG AAAAAGCGAAGGGATATTGACTTAAGGCAATTATTGAACTCAAAAAGATCGCCACCTCTTTACAGTAGTACATCTGACAGAACAACTGGTGCCACAAAAAATAAACTTGATGAAGAGAGTGATCATGATGAGGAATCAGAACTCGTTATCGAAGTGCCAACTGAAGacgaagataaagaaaaaggaaaactttatg GCGAACAATCTCAAGATATTTCTATAGAGGATCATGAGACAGTGCCTCATCATTTACCGAAAAAGGCGCAAGAATTGTTTATGCGGATACAACAGCAACAACGTGCAGCTCAAGACAGTTTGAAAAACATGAATAATGACTCCGACGCACCTAATACTGATCAGATTATCGAAGATTGGTATTCGGATGATGAAGATgatgatgacgacgacgaggaagGTAATCTTACTATTGTGGATAGTTCAAAAGACGAAGTTGAGCCTGTCGAGAAGGCTCAAAACATCGTTATCAAAGAAGAATTCCAGTCCGCGACGTCCACATCTCAGGTACCTCAACCAGCTGCAATTGTGGACAAATTAGGTGACCTCAGCAAGATTGACATCAGCGCTGAGGTGTCTAAGTTGCTTTCCACTTTGAAAGCTCAGAGTTCTACTACCAATAAGACACAGCAAGCTACAAATTCAAATCAAGATGTGTCGAAAGTTAAATCGATACATGATACGAAGACAGATAGCGAGACATCATCGAGTCCGAGAAGATCACCGGGTTCGACTTCGGCAACTTCATCTGTATCCAGAGATCCACGAATGTCTCGAGATCCTAGGCAACGTCGAGAAATTGAGCAGAAGCCGAGTAGTCCTAGTATATCTTCCGATATAAAGAGAGAACAAAAACCTCTCAGATTGGAAACGAGCATCTATAGTTCCGGTATCACCGCGGTGGACGCAAACATGGATACCGATCTTCGTACGAGAGCAGATCAAGATCTCAGACGAGACATGGACTTCCGACAGCGTTTTCAATCCGGTGACTTTGGTGACACggatctgcgcgtaaaatccGATGTGGATTTGCGGCAGATACTAAGCTTGCCGTTTAAACCGGCCCCTTCTCATATACCGTGCACCGAAATCGATGCAAGTATCGCGTCACATCCGCCAATGCCATACAAGGTTTACGTGGTCGATCTACCTAGACCGGATTACACTGgtttaaaattaacgaaaaatgaTCCACAAGTCAAGCACGATCCACGTCTTCGTAAAATCTTCCGTTTATCCAGCCCTGAACTGGCCGACTCACCATTGTCACCGCCACCACAAATCAAGCAAGACACACCAAAATCACCGCCGCACTGTGTTCGCTCAGACCCACGACGGAAAACTCTCGAGGCGGCAGCTTCCAGTCAACAATCCTCGCAAAGTGGCACTCAAATGATGGTCAAAGGCATGCCACCGATGGAAGCAATGGGTCCTAACATGGGTCTCGGTCCTGCTGGTATGCCGGTAAGACCTGGTATGCCTGGTGGGCCAATGCCTAGCGGCATGCCAGGTCCGCCTCAAGGTATGATGGGCCCGATGGGTCCAAGTCATCCGATGAGCATGGGCGGCATGGGTCCGATGAGGCCTATGATGAGCCCTGGACCGATACCGCCGCAGAATATGCCACCTATGGGAATGCCGCATGGTCCAGCGATGGGTATGAACGGACCCGTTCCGATGCCACCTCAGAATCAAATGAACTTCGATCCGCGTTTTAACGCGCAGCGTAACAATGGAGCCGGATTATTAGGCCCTGGTCCAAATAATTTCGGTCCAGATAATTATGAAGGAGGACCACCTTATCCCTGCGGtggtaattttaataattttggaCATGGTAATAGTGGAGGTGACCCATTCGGTCCGAACGGGTCAAACGGACCTAACTTCGGTCCGATGGGAAGTGACGATTGGGGTAGTAGACAGCGCGGTGGCCGGATCCGTCGGAGAAATCGTAACAGGACCAATATGGTgaccaataattaa